The DNA window GTGAAATCGGGCCGATGCCGGAGTGCGCGGCTGCGGCAGCGTTGATCTTCTTGCGATGAAGAATTGATGGCTCGCCCAAGGCGAAGGGAACGAAGCTGTGGAAGAGAAGTCGATCAGCCACCACCGGTGTGTCGTAAACGGCATTAAATTCCACTACGCCGAAGCCGGTGAAGGACCGCCGGTCATTCTGCTGCATGGCTTTCCCGAAACCTCCTATGCGTGGCGGTATCAAATCGATGCCTTGAAGACGCGCTATCGGCTCATTGTGCCGGATCTGCGTGGGTACGGCGCGACCGATAAGGCGCCCACCGGGTACGACAAACGCACCATGGCAAACGACATCCGCGCTCTCATGTCCAACCTCGGCATCAAGCGGGCGGCCATCGTCGCCCACGATCGTGGGGCTCGCGTCGGGCTGCGGCTCGCCAAGGACCATCCCGACGCCGTTGCTCGCTTTGCAGCGCTGGATAATATCCCGACGCGTTTGCTCTTTGGCATGATGAACGCCCGCGTGGCGCAAGCAAGTTGGTTCTTCTTGTTCCAAGGAGTCAGGGACCTGCCGGAGGCGCTCATCCAGGGACGAGAAGAGATCTGGCTGCGCTATATCCTGACCAGTTGGACTTACGATCCGGAAGCGCTCAGCGATATCGACATCGCGACCTATGTCCGCGCCTACGCGCAGCCCGGAGGGCTTCGCGGTGCGTTCGAGGACTATCGGGCCTGGCGAGAAGACGTCGCTCAGGACGAAGAAGACAAGGATATCAAGCTGCGTTGCCCCACCCTTGCCCTGTGGGGAAGCGAGTTCGAGGCGGCGAAGATGGTCGACATGGTCGAACTCTGGCGGGGCCTCGCCGAGGATCTCACGACAGCGCCGATCGCTTGGGCCGGACATCTTCCCCACGAGGAGCGGCCGGCGGAAGTCAACGCGGCGCTCGAGTCCTTCCTCGCACCCTGGCAGGGCTGACGGCAGCGCGGGCCCAAAATGAGCGAGCGCATCGCCCGAACTCAGATTGCACGATCTATCGATAGGCCAGCATTCAACGGAATCTGTTGGGCACGCGCATATGTTGCGACCGTCCATTGCGATTTCCGGGAACCAGAAGGAGTTGCACCATGACGCAGACGGCTGCGCACTTTATCGCGGCGACGCTGGAGAAGGCTGGCGTCAAGCGGATTTACGGCGTCGTCGGCGACTCGCTCAACGGCTTTACGGAGGCATTGCGAGCGCGCGGCGCAATTGAATGGAAGCACGTTCGGCATGAAGAGGCGGCGGCGTTCGCGGCTGGCGCCGAGGCCCAACTGACTGGCGAACTGACTGTGTGCGCAGGGAGTTGCGGGCCTGGAAATTTGCATCTGATCAATGGCCTCTTTGACTGCCATCGCAGCGGCGCGCCGGTCCTGGCCATCGCAGCGCACATCCCCAGCAGCGAGATCGGCATCGACTACTTCCAGGCGACGCACCCGGAGATCCTGTTCAAGGAGTGCAGCCACTACGTCGAGCTGGTGTCGAATCCCGCCCAGCTGCCGCAGATTCTCCAGCGCGCCATGCGCATCGCGATCGCGAAGCGGGGCGTGGCCGTCGTCGTCATCTCTGGCGACACGGCCTTGCAGCCCCTGGCCGCGGCGCCAGCCGATTGGATCGCACCCGCGAAACCCGATCTCCGACCCGATCCCGACGAATTGTTGCGGCTCGCCGACCTCCTCAACGGCGCCAGCTCCGTGACGATACTTTGCGGGGCCGGTTGTGCCGGTGCGCATGCCGAGGTCGTGGCCGTTGCGGGCAAGCTTAAAGCGCCGATCGTCCATGCCTTACGCGGCAAGGAGCACGTCGAATACGACAACCCGTACGATGTAGGCATGACAGGTTTCGTCGGCTTTTCGTCCGGCTATGCGGCCATGAAGGAGTGCGACGTGCTGCTGATGCTGGGGACGGATTTCCCCTATCGGCAATTCTATCCCGAGCACGCGCGAATCGCTCAGGTCGATGTCCGGCCCGAAGCCTTGGGTAATCGGTGCAAGCTGACGCTTGGTCTACTGGGTGACGTTCGACAGACGCTGTTGGCTCTAGCGCCGCTTTTGTCGGAAAATATCGATTCCCGGCATCTCGATAACGCTGTCGAACACTACAGGCATGCCCGCGCGGGCATGGATGCCCTTGCAGAGAGCGGTCCGAAGAGCACGGTGATCCATCCGCAATATGTGACCCGCCTGATAAGCGAACTGGCGGGCGACGATACCGTGTTCACCTGCGATGTCGGCACACCCACCGTCTGGGCCGCCCGGTATCTCAAGATGAACGGCAGACGTCGTCTGCTCGGTTCATTCAATCACGGATCAATGGCCAATGCCCTGCTGCAGGCAATTGGCGCCCAGGCCGCATTTCCAAAGCGCCAGGTCATCTCGCTGTCGGGGGACGGCGGCTTCAGCATGATGATGGGTGACTTTATATCACTAACGCAGCTTGGCCTGCCGATCAAAGTCGTGGTGCTCAACAACGGTACTCTCGGCTTTGTCGAGATGGAGATGAAGGCGAACGGCTTCCTGGACACGGGATGCGACCTCAAGAATCCAAATTTTGCCGCGATGGCTGAGGCGATGGGCATCAAGGGCGTTCGTGTTGAGCAGCCACAGGATCTGAGGGATGCGCTGGCGGAGGTGCTCAGCCATGATGGTCCGGCTCTCATCGATGTTGTCAGCGCGCGCCAGGAATTGGTTATGCCGCCGAAGACGACGTTCGACCAGGCTCACCAATTCGGTCTGTTTCTGATCAAGGCAGTGCTCAACGGCCGCGCGGACGAACTGGTCGACCTTGCGAAGGTCAACCTCACGCGCTGATCGCCTCAGCTGACCAGATGATTGCCTAGTCAAGATCTGAACGTGAGGCAGGCGAGGTATTACAGACGGCTAAAGCACGTTCAACGTCTGACCACCAGAAGGGAGTAGTTACGTGCCTACGATCGCGACCAAAGATAGTACTGAGATCTTTTACAAAGACTGGGGCTGGGGACAGCCGATCGTATTCAGCCATGGATGGCCGCTCTCGGCAGATGACTGGGATACTCAGATGCTGTTCTTTCTGGGCAAGGGCTTTCGCGTCATTGCCCACGACCGGCGCGGTCATGGCCGTTCGAGCCAGACGGACGGTGGCCATGACATGGATCATTATGCCGATGACCTGGCGACGCTGACCGCCCATTTGGACTTGAAGGACGCCGTGCATGTCGGCCATTCAACCGGCGGCGGTGAAGTCGTCCACTACATTGCGCGCCATGGCGAAAGCCGTGTGGCCAAGGCAGCGCTTATCGCCGCCGTGCCGCCGTTGATGGTCAAGACGGAAGCCAATCCGGGCGGCCTTCCAAAGGAGATCTTCGACGGGCTTCAGGCGCAACTCGCCGCTAACCGGTCTCAGTTCTATTACGACCTGCCGGCCGGCCCCTTTTACGGTTACAACAGGCCTGGCGTGAAGGCGTCTGTGCCGGTGATCTGGAATTGGTGGCGCCAAGGCATGATGGGCGGCGCTAAGGCCCACTATGACGGCATCGTCGCCTTTTCCCAGACCGACTTCACAGAAGACCTCAAGACGATCTCCGTCCCCGTTCTGGTGATGCACGGCGATGATGACCAGATCGTACCTTACGCCGATTCCGGACCGCTCTCGGCGAAGCTCTTAAAGAACGGCGTACTTAAAACCTACAAGGGCTTTCCGCACGGGATGCCGACGACTGAAGCCGACACCATCAACAGCGACCTGCTCGCTTTCATTAAAAGCTGAGAAGTGGCCCCGGCCGGAGCATCCGACACCCCGCTCTGGATCGCCGGGGAGATCGTCAGCCGGGCCGCGCGCCTGGAGGCCGTGACGCAAAAGCTGCGGCCAAGGGAACCCAGTTCGGCGCACGGCGTCCCAAGCAGCAGCAGGCTGCAGGGAGCGACGCGTGCTGGTTGCCGGTGCCACTGCCGAGGCGGCGAACGGCGGCGATCGAATTTCCGCCTATGCGCTATTTCGGCGATCGCTCCAGTGGAACGTCAACGCTTCGCGAAACGCGAACCGCTTCAGATGCTCCTCCACGACGTCCTGGAGTCGGGGAAGACTTGCAGGATCAATGGATGAAACGACGACCACGAGGCGTTCGTCTTCGGCGTCGAGCACGCAACGGCCCAGCGGCAGGGCGATCTCGCCGTGTGAGGGGGTGAAGTCGACCACGAACCTGTGGCTCCAGTGCTTGCACAGTTGCTGGAGGCTGCGGCTGGCGAATTTTGTGTGAATCTCAGCGCGACGCTCAGGCATGGTGGCGCTCCCGGCTTTCAGAACTCAGCGACATAGTTGCGCCAGGCTCGGTCAGATCGGGACCGACAGGTACGATGCCGTTCGGGTTGAGCGCCTTGATGGAGTAGTAACCGCGCTTGATGTGATCGATGTTGACCGTTTCTTTAACCCCTGGCGCCGCGAGCACGTGGGCGAGATACGCGCTAAGCGAGGCGTAGTCCTTGAGCCGGCGAAGGTTGCATTTGAACAGGCCATGGTATGCCGCATCGAATCGCACGAGCGTTACGAAGAGGCGTAGGTCCGCTTCTGTCAGCCGCTCGCCGAACAGCAGCGGTCCGCGCTCGCGAAGGCGTATTTCCAGCTCGTCGAGCATGGTGAATACGTCGGCGAACGCCGCTTCATAGGCAGTTTGCGTCGTGGCGAAACCAGCGCGATAGACGCCATTGTTGAGCCGACTATAGACTTGAGCGTTGAGCGCATCGATTTCGATGCGGAGGTCACGGGGATAGAGGTCGAAGGCCGGATCCGCCAACGCACCGAATCCAGAATTGAACATTCGCAGGATGTCTGCGGATTCGTTGTTGACGATCGTTTTGCGACGCTTGTCCCAAAGAACAGGGACGGTGGCGCGCCCGGTGTAATGTGGGTCGGCGCGCGTGTAGATTTCGTGCAGGTGGGTCGCGTGATTCAGTGCGTCCCTGTCGCTACCTGGATAGTCGCCGAAGCCCCAACCCTCTTCTGTCAGAGCGGGCTCGACAACGGCCACCGACACGATGTCTTCGAGCCCTTTGAGCTTGCGCGCGATGAGTGTTCGTGAAGCCCAGGGGCAGGTCAGCGCGACATAGAGGTGATAACGTCCAGCCTCCGCGCCGAAGCCGGCCTGCCCCGTCGGGCCGGCGGTCCCGTCCAGCGTGATCCAGTGACGGAAGCTGGAGGTCTGGCGCACGAAGCCGCCATTGTCATCGACGGCCTGGACCGGTTGCCAGCTTGCCGTCCATTTGCCGTTCACAAGCATGGTTCGAACTCCATCGTGGTCCGGCCTCAAGCCGGGCGGGGGATTTGGTTGGAGGCGCAGGACATGGCGTTCCAGCGCAGAGGGAAGGCCGGAGCCTCTCAGGCGTCCGACTTTCGCAGCTGTAGTCTGAACACCTGCCGCTAGGCGCTATCGGTGCGGCGGCGGGCGTTCAATTCGTGCGACGCTTCGATTGAGTGAAGCGCTCAGGTCGATAGCCCATGGCGCGTCTTCTGACCGCCGGGCGTCAAGGCGAACGTCGGCGTCGGCTTGAGCGCCAATGCGCCGTCGCCGAGCAGGGCCTGCACGACCAGCGCGACGATCCAGAAGGCGGGGAATTCCCAGCCGCCGTTCGGATTGTTGAAGAAGAAGCCGTTTGCGGCGTGGACCGTGACGATCGCGCCCAACAGGGTCGGAATGCCGACCAGGGCAGTGAACCGAGTCCAAATCCCGAGGATGAGGCTGACCCCCGCCATGAACTCGACCAGCATGGTGGCGTAGGCAAGCGCCGGCGGCAGGCCGAGGGATGCAAAGTATTTCGCCGTGCCCGCGGGGGTGAAGACGAAGAACTTGAGCCCGTCATGGGCGAGGAACAGAATGCCCAGCGTCACGCGCAGGGCCAGGGTGGCGTAGGGAGCGGTGCGGGTGTCGATCATGGCGCGATTTCCTTCGGCTGGATTGATGTGTCGCCTGGAAGATGCGCCCATTCGAACCGGGTGATTATCCGGTCATTTCGGGGGTATTTAATTCCATATTGGAAGGCGTGACCTTCACTAGCCTCGATCCCATGACGGCTCGCCGCGGTAGCGGGAGACTAAGAAATCGAGCAGCACGCGGACCTTGAGCGCCAGATGGCGACCTGGAGGGTAGAGCACATAGAGAGCGACCGGCTCGCCCTCGAACGCGCATAGCAACGGCCGAAGCGAGCCGGATCGAAAACTGGCTCCGGCGACGAAGCTGGGCACGCGCGCGATTCCAAGCCCGGCCTCCGCCGCCGCGATACAGGCATCCGCGTTTGAGAAGCGCAGCGGCCCCGTGACAGGCACGGTTTGCTCATCATTATCCGTCGAGAACTGCCAGTTCCCGGGATCTCGGAAATTGGTGTCGACGATGCAATCGTGCTCCGTGAGATCAGCCGGCGCTTTGGGTTCGCCGCGCGTTTCCAAATACGCAGGAGCAGCGGCTAGCACGATCCTCACATCGCACAGCTTCCTGGCAATGAGACTGCTGTCGCCGGGCTTGCCGATGCGAATAGCCGCATCGAAGCCCTCGTCGACAAGATTCACGATCCGATCCGAAAAGCTCACATCGAGCTGAACGCCGGGATAGGTCCGAGCAAAGTCGATCAAAACAGGCGCCAGTTGCGCGGTTCCGAAGGAGATGGGCGCGGTTAGCCGTAGGCGCCCCGTGGGCGCGCCAGAGGCGTTGCGTACCGACGCATCCAACGCATCGAATTCATCGAGTAGCGCCTTGATCCGCTCGTAATAGGCCCGGCCGACTTCCGTGGGCGAAAGCGCGCGCGTCGTGCGCTTAATAAGCTGAACGCCGAGATCCGCTTCAAGCTTCGAGACGAGCTTGGAAGCCTGTCCACTACTGGCGCCGAGTCGTTCGGCGGCGCCCGCGAAGCTGCCAATCTCCAGCACCGCGACAAACATGCGGTCACAATCCAGTCGCTCCATCAACACGTTCCATTGTGGCTGCAATCGCCAAAGAATATAAATATTTGCGCGGATTCGGGAAGTAATATCCCGGCGGGAGACCGGAGGCCGCTCGGGCATTGGGATGGGAGGCCGGCCCGAATGGCGTCGCGATCAGCGCGCCGTCCAGCGC is part of the Bradyrhizobium canariense genome and encodes:
- a CDS encoding alpha/beta fold hydrolase codes for the protein MEEKSISHHRCVVNGIKFHYAEAGEGPPVILLHGFPETSYAWRYQIDALKTRYRLIVPDLRGYGATDKAPTGYDKRTMANDIRALMSNLGIKRAAIVAHDRGARVGLRLAKDHPDAVARFAALDNIPTRLLFGMMNARVAQASWFFLFQGVRDLPEALIQGREEIWLRYILTSWTYDPEALSDIDIATYVRAYAQPGGLRGAFEDYRAWREDVAQDEEDKDIKLRCPTLALWGSEFEAAKMVDMVELWRGLAEDLTTAPIAWAGHLPHEERPAEVNAALESFLAPWQG
- the poxB gene encoding ubiquinone-dependent pyruvate dehydrogenase; the protein is MTQTAAHFIAATLEKAGVKRIYGVVGDSLNGFTEALRARGAIEWKHVRHEEAAAFAAGAEAQLTGELTVCAGSCGPGNLHLINGLFDCHRSGAPVLAIAAHIPSSEIGIDYFQATHPEILFKECSHYVELVSNPAQLPQILQRAMRIAIAKRGVAVVVISGDTALQPLAAAPADWIAPAKPDLRPDPDELLRLADLLNGASSVTILCGAGCAGAHAEVVAVAGKLKAPIVHALRGKEHVEYDNPYDVGMTGFVGFSSGYAAMKECDVLLMLGTDFPYRQFYPEHARIAQVDVRPEALGNRCKLTLGLLGDVRQTLLALAPLLSENIDSRHLDNAVEHYRHARAGMDALAESGPKSTVIHPQYVTRLISELAGDDTVFTCDVGTPTVWAARYLKMNGRRRLLGSFNHGSMANALLQAIGAQAAFPKRQVISLSGDGGFSMMMGDFISLTQLGLPIKVVVLNNGTLGFVEMEMKANGFLDTGCDLKNPNFAAMAEAMGIKGVRVEQPQDLRDALAEVLSHDGPALIDVVSARQELVMPPKTTFDQAHQFGLFLIKAVLNGRADELVDLAKVNLTR
- a CDS encoding alpha/beta fold hydrolase produces the protein MPTIATKDSTEIFYKDWGWGQPIVFSHGWPLSADDWDTQMLFFLGKGFRVIAHDRRGHGRSSQTDGGHDMDHYADDLATLTAHLDLKDAVHVGHSTGGGEVVHYIARHGESRVAKAALIAAVPPLMVKTEANPGGLPKEIFDGLQAQLAANRSQFYYDLPAGPFYGYNRPGVKASVPVIWNWWRQGMMGGAKAHYDGIVAFSQTDFTEDLKTISVPVLVMHGDDDQIVPYADSGPLSAKLLKNGVLKTYKGFPHGMPTTEADTINSDLLAFIKS
- a CDS encoding DUF2218 domain-containing protein encodes the protein MPERRAEIHTKFASRSLQQLCKHWSHRFVVDFTPSHGEIALPLGRCVLDAEDERLVVVVSSIDPASLPRLQDVVEEHLKRFAFREALTFHWSDRRNSA
- a CDS encoding glutathione S-transferase family protein; this encodes MLVNGKWTASWQPVQAVDDNGGFVRQTSSFRHWITLDGTAGPTGQAGFGAEAGRYHLYVALTCPWASRTLIARKLKGLEDIVSVAVVEPALTEEGWGFGDYPGSDRDALNHATHLHEIYTRADPHYTGRATVPVLWDKRRKTIVNNESADILRMFNSGFGALADPAFDLYPRDLRIEIDALNAQVYSRLNNGVYRAGFATTQTAYEAAFADVFTMLDELEIRLRERGPLLFGERLTEADLRLFVTLVRFDAAYHGLFKCNLRRLKDYASLSAYLAHVLAAPGVKETVNIDHIKRGYYSIKALNPNGIVPVGPDLTEPGATMSLSSESRERHHA
- a CDS encoding DoxX family protein, whose amino-acid sequence is MIDTRTAPYATLALRVTLGILFLAHDGLKFFVFTPAGTAKYFASLGLPPALAYATMLVEFMAGVSLILGIWTRFTALVGIPTLLGAIVTVHAANGFFFNNPNGGWEFPAFWIVALVVQALLGDGALALKPTPTFALTPGGQKTRHGLST
- a CDS encoding LysR family transcriptional regulator, whose amino-acid sequence is MFVAVLEIGSFAGAAERLGASSGQASKLVSKLEADLGVQLIKRTTRALSPTEVGRAYYERIKALLDEFDALDASVRNASGAPTGRLRLTAPISFGTAQLAPVLIDFARTYPGVQLDVSFSDRIVNLVDEGFDAAIRIGKPGDSSLIARKLCDVRIVLAAAPAYLETRGEPKAPADLTEHDCIVDTNFRDPGNWQFSTDNDEQTVPVTGPLRFSNADACIAAAEAGLGIARVPSFVAGASFRSGSLRPLLCAFEGEPVALYVLYPPGRHLALKVRVLLDFLVSRYRGEPSWDRG